In one window of Pseudooceanicola aestuarii DNA:
- the fabF gene encoding beta-ketoacyl-ACP synthase II, whose amino-acid sequence MRRVVVTGLGLVTPLADGVEESWERILAGKSGGGRISQFDPEGLTTTYACEVPRGDGSNGTFNADAYMEPKEQRKVDTFILFGMAAAQQAVEDAGWTPTGTEDLERTGVLIGSGIGGLNSIANTALVMEERGPRRVSPFFVPGALINLISGQVSIRYGFKGPNHSVVTACSTGAHAIGDAARLIQWGDADVMVAGGAEAAICKIGIAGFNACKALSTKYADTPEIASRPYDTDRDGFVMGEGAGIVVLEEYEHAKARGAKIYGEYLGYGLSGDAYHITAPSEDGDGGYRAMVAALKRAGLSPEDVDYINAHGTSTMADTIELGAVERLLGDHASKVTMSSTKSATGHLLGAAGAIEAIFSILALRDQVAPPTINLDNPAVQPKLDLAPNARRDREVNVALSNSFGFGGTNASIIFGKER is encoded by the coding sequence TGAGGGTTTAACCACGACCTATGCCTGCGAAGTTCCGCGCGGCGATGGCAGCAATGGCACGTTCAACGCCGATGCCTACATGGAGCCGAAGGAACAGCGCAAGGTCGATACCTTCATTCTGTTCGGCATGGCCGCCGCGCAGCAGGCGGTGGAAGATGCGGGCTGGACCCCCACCGGAACCGAGGATCTGGAGCGCACCGGCGTTCTGATCGGATCGGGCATCGGGGGGCTGAACTCCATCGCCAACACTGCCCTGGTCATGGAAGAACGCGGCCCGCGCCGGGTCTCGCCGTTCTTTGTGCCGGGTGCGCTGATCAACCTGATTTCCGGCCAGGTGTCGATCCGCTATGGCTTCAAGGGGCCGAACCATTCGGTGGTGACCGCCTGTTCCACCGGGGCCCATGCCATCGGCGACGCCGCGCGGCTGATCCAGTGGGGCGATGCGGACGTGATGGTCGCCGGCGGCGCCGAGGCGGCGATCTGCAAGATCGGGATCGCCGGGTTCAACGCCTGCAAGGCGCTGTCGACGAAATATGCCGACACTCCGGAAATCGCCTCGCGCCCCTATGACACGGATCGCGACGGCTTTGTCATGGGTGAGGGCGCCGGGATCGTCGTGCTGGAGGAATACGAGCACGCCAAGGCGCGCGGCGCCAAGATCTATGGCGAATACCTGGGCTATGGCCTGTCGGGCGATGCCTATCACATCACCGCCCCGTCCGAGGATGGCGATGGCGGTTACCGTGCCATGGTCGCTGCGCTGAAACGCGCCGGGCTGTCGCCGGAGGATGTGGATTACATCAATGCGCATGGCACCTCCACCATGGCCGACACGATCGAGCTGGGCGCGGTGGAGCGTCTGCTGGGCGATCACGCGTCCAAGGTGACGATGTCATCGACCAAGTCGGCCACCGGGCATCTGCTGGGCGCGGCCGGCGCGATCGAGGCGATCTTCTCCATCCTGGCGCTGCGCGATCAGGTGGCACCGCCGACGATCAACCTGGACAACCCCGCCGTTCAGCCCAAGCTGGACCTGGCCCCCAATGCCCGGAGGGATCGGGAAGTGAACGTGGCGCTGTCCAATTCCTTCGGCTTTGGCGGCACGAACGCCTCCATCATCTTCGGAAAGGAACGCTGA
- the mltG gene encoding endolytic transglycosylase MltG — translation MWRAVASNGFTLLIVAAFLLAGLILWGKSEYTAEGPLEAAICVRVPSGANMTRVSDNLQDQGAVRSAAIMRIGADYTDKSDELKAGAFLVPERSSVEEIVDIVTRGGASTCGTEILYRIGVNSADVVVRELDPATSRFVEKAKFVPQEDTAAPEEFTRVRDLADTRYRVTMAEGVTSWQVVDALSRIDVLDGDVAERPAEGSLAPDSYEVAEGDSRQSVIDRMRDAQSERLREAWVNRAPDLPISSPEEALILASIIEKETGVPEERGQVASVFTNRLREGMRLQTDPTVIYGITNGEGVLGRGLRRSELDRETPYNTYVIAGLPPTPIANPGRASIAAAVNPGDSDFLFFVADGSGGHAFARTLEEHNSNVAQWRKIEAERANQ, via the coding sequence ATGTGGCGCGCCGTCGCGTCCAACGGGTTCACCCTGCTGATCGTCGCCGCCTTTCTTCTGGCGGGTCTGATCCTGTGGGGGAAGTCGGAGTATACGGCCGAAGGACCGCTGGAAGCGGCGATCTGCGTGCGCGTGCCTTCGGGGGCGAACATGACGCGGGTGTCCGACAATCTTCAGGATCAGGGCGCGGTGCGGTCTGCCGCGATCATGCGGATCGGGGCGGATTACACGGACAAGTCGGATGAGCTGAAGGCGGGCGCGTTTCTGGTGCCGGAACGGTCGTCGGTCGAGGAAATCGTGGATATCGTGACGCGGGGCGGGGCGTCGACCTGCGGGACTGAAATCCTGTACCGGATCGGCGTGAACAGCGCCGATGTGGTGGTGCGGGAGCTGGACCCGGCAACCTCGCGCTTTGTCGAGAAGGCGAAGTTCGTACCACAGGAGGACACCGCCGCGCCGGAGGAATTCACCCGTGTTCGTGACCTGGCCGATACACGTTATCGCGTGACCATGGCCGAGGGTGTGACCAGCTGGCAGGTGGTCGACGCGCTGAGCCGGATCGACGTGCTGGACGGCGATGTCGCGGAGCGGCCGGCGGAGGGGTCATTGGCCCCCGACAGCTACGAGGTGGCAGAGGGCGACAGCCGGCAATCGGTGATCGACCGGATGCGTGATGCGCAATCCGAGCGGCTGCGGGAGGCCTGGGTGAACAGGGCGCCGGACCTGCCGATCTCCTCTCCCGAAGAGGCGCTGATCCTGGCCTCGATCATCGAGAAGGAGACCGGCGTGCCCGAAGAACGTGGCCAGGTCGCCAGCGTCTTTACCAACCGCCTGCGCGAGGGGATGCGCCTGCAAACCGACCCGACGGTGATCTACGGCATCACCAACGGGGAAGGCGTTCTGGGCCGTGGCCTTCGGCGGAGCGAACTGGACCGGGAGACACCCTACAACACCTACGTGATCGCGGGGCTGCCGCCGACGCCGATCGCCAATCCCGGCCGCGCCAGCATCGCGGCGGCGGTGAATCCCGGCGACAGCGACTTCCTGTTCTTCGTGGCCGACGGGTCGGGCGGACATGCCTTTGCCAGGACGCTGGAAGAGCATAACAGCAACGTCGCCCAATGGCGCAAGATCGAGGCGGAACGCGCCAATCAATAG
- a CDS encoding DNA-packaging protein encodes MLRGLRSGASWIASGTADLQARFLDELDEGELGALPFLFEFWALPHQLPPAGDWRSWVILGGRGAGKTRAGAEWVRAQVEGARAADPGRCRKVALVGETVDQTREVMIFGESGILACSPPDRRPEWQAGRKRLVWPNGAEAQVFSAHDPEALRGPQFDAAWVDELAKWKRAGAAWDMLQFALRLGDRPQVCVTTTPRDVPLLKDLLDRPSTVVTQAPTEANRANLADSFLEEVRARYAGTRLGRQELDGEMMEAAEGALWSAAMLERAVVVEVPELTRVVVAVDPPVTGHAGSDECGIIVAGVLAEGPVQSWRAYVLEDATVHAASPAQWAEAAIAAMARHGADRIVAEVNQGGDLVEAVIRQVDPQVPLKQVRASRGKAARAEPVAALYEQGRVRHVPGLSGLEDQLVQMTMLGWQGRGSPDRLDALVWALHELLIAHVPARQPRMRSL; translated from the coding sequence ATGCTGCGCGGGCTTCGATCCGGTGCAAGCTGGATCGCCTCCGGGACTGCGGATCTTCAGGCCAGGTTCCTGGATGAACTGGATGAGGGAGAGCTTGGCGCTCTCCCTTTTTTGTTCGAGTTCTGGGCCTTGCCGCATCAATTGCCGCCGGCGGGGGACTGGCGCTCCTGGGTGATCCTGGGCGGGCGCGGCGCGGGCAAGACGCGGGCCGGCGCCGAATGGGTGCGCGCACAGGTCGAGGGTGCGCGCGCCGCCGATCCGGGGCGCTGCCGCAAGGTCGCACTGGTGGGGGAAACGGTGGACCAGACGCGGGAGGTGATGATTTTCGGCGAAAGCGGCATCCTGGCCTGTTCGCCGCCCGACCGGCGGCCCGAATGGCAGGCCGGGCGCAAGCGGCTGGTCTGGCCCAACGGCGCGGAGGCGCAGGTGTTCTCAGCCCATGACCCGGAGGCGCTGCGCGGGCCGCAATTCGACGCCGCCTGGGTGGACGAGCTGGCCAAGTGGAAACGCGCGGGCGCGGCCTGGGACATGCTGCAATTCGCGCTGCGGCTGGGCGACCGGCCGCAGGTCTGTGTGACCACGACGCCGCGTGACGTACCGTTGCTGAAGGATTTGCTGGACCGGCCTTCGACCGTGGTGACGCAGGCGCCGACAGAGGCCAACCGCGCGAACCTGGCCGACAGTTTCCTGGAGGAAGTCCGCGCCCGCTATGCCGGGACGCGGCTTGGGCGGCAGGAACTGGACGGGGAAATGATGGAAGCCGCCGAAGGCGCCCTGTGGAGCGCCGCGATGCTGGAACGCGCCGTGGTCGTCGAGGTGCCGGAGCTGACCCGGGTGGTGGTGGCGGTGGACCCGCCGGTGACGGGCCATGCGGGATCGGACGAATGCGGCATCATCGTCGCGGGCGTCCTGGCAGAGGGCCCGGTGCAAAGCTGGCGGGCCTATGTGCTGGAAGACGCGACCGTCCACGCCGCCAGCCCAGCGCAATGGGCGGAGGCCGCGATCGCCGCCATGGCGCGCCACGGCGCCGACCGCATCGTGGCGGAGGTCAACCAGGGTGGTGACCTGGTGGAGGCGGTGATCCGCCAGGTCGATCCGCAGGTGCCGTTGAAGCAGGTGCGCGCCAGCCGTGGAAAAGCGGCGCGGGCCGAACCGGTGGCGGCGCTATATGAACAGGGACGGGTGCGGCATGTGCCGGGTCTGTCGGGGTTGGAGGACCAGCTGGTGCAGATGACCATGCTGGGCTGGCAGGGACGCGGCAGCCCGGACCGGTTGGACGCGCTGGTCTGGGCACTGCACGAATTGCTGATCGCTCATGTGCCCGCTCGGCAGCCGCGGATGCGGTCGTTGTGA
- a CDS encoding phage portal protein encodes MGVIDYFRREAQAAPEAKASAAARVIAVQSAGRVAWTARDMVTLTRTGFAGNPVGFRAVRMIAEAAAALPLVLEGEARRYDSHPVLALIQAPNPVQGRAELMEALFGQLLLTGNAYLEGVAPDDGLPVELHVLRSDRMALVPGADGWPVAFDYTVGGRKHRFDVSGEAPAICHLKSFHPQDDHYGLSPLQAAAQAIDVHNSASRWSKALLDNAARPSGAIVYRGEGGDGTMTADQYARLVDEMETHHQGARNAGRPMLLEGGLDWKPMGFSPSDMEFQKTKEAAAREIALAFGVPPMLLGIQGDATYANYQEAHRAFYRLTVLPLATRVAARVSDWLARLAGEAVVLKPDLDQVPALSAERDAQWQRVSTADFLTEAEKRHLLGLPVLEGDSDG; translated from the coding sequence ATGGGCGTCATCGACTATTTCCGCCGGGAGGCGCAGGCGGCGCCTGAGGCCAAAGCCTCGGCTGCGGCGCGGGTGATCGCGGTGCAGAGCGCCGGGCGGGTGGCGTGGACCGCGCGGGACATGGTGACGCTGACGCGCACGGGATTTGCCGGCAACCCGGTGGGGTTTCGCGCCGTCCGCATGATCGCCGAGGCCGCCGCCGCCCTGCCGCTGGTGCTGGAAGGAGAGGCCCGGCGCTATGACAGCCACCCGGTGCTGGCGCTGATCCAGGCACCGAACCCGGTGCAAGGCCGGGCGGAGCTGATGGAGGCGCTGTTCGGACAGCTGTTGCTGACCGGCAATGCCTATCTGGAGGGGGTAGCCCCCGATGACGGCCTGCCGGTGGAACTGCATGTGCTTCGCTCGGACCGGATGGCGCTGGTGCCCGGCGCGGATGGCTGGCCGGTGGCCTTCGACTATACGGTGGGCGGACGCAAGCATCGATTCGATGTCTCCGGTGAGGCGCCAGCGATCTGCCACCTGAAGAGCTTTCACCCGCAGGATGATCATTACGGGCTGTCGCCCCTTCAGGCCGCCGCCCAGGCGATCGACGTGCATAATTCGGCCTCGCGCTGGTCCAAGGCGCTGCTGGACAACGCGGCGCGCCCGTCGGGGGCCATCGTATACCGGGGGGAAGGCGGCGACGGTACCATGACCGCCGATCAATATGCGCGGTTGGTCGACGAGATGGAGACCCATCACCAAGGCGCGCGCAATGCCGGGCGGCCGATGTTGCTGGAAGGCGGGCTGGACTGGAAACCGATGGGGTTCAGCCCCTCGGACATGGAGTTCCAGAAGACCAAGGAGGCCGCCGCGCGGGAGATCGCTCTGGCCTTCGGGGTGCCCCCGATGCTGCTGGGAATTCAGGGCGACGCGACCTATGCCAATTATCAGGAAGCCCATCGCGCCTTTTACCGGCTGACGGTGCTGCCGCTGGCCACGCGTGTGGCCGCACGGGTGTCGGATTGGCTGGCGCGGCTGGCGGGAGAGGCCGTTGTGCTGAAACCCGATCTGGATCAGGTGCCGGCCCTGTCGGCGGAACGCGACGCACAGTGGCAACGGGTCAGCACGGCCGATTTCCTGACCGAGGCGGAGAAACGCCACCTGCTGGGACTGCCGGTGCTGGAGGGCGATTCCGATGGCTGA
- a CDS encoding GTA head formation protein, RCAP_rcc01685 family — protein sequence MADPTPLKAFEPFTCAPGLRLEAHERLTDLQVAAMNARLARIEEMIARLDRRLWLAVYGIVGVILAQAFQSLIGQLP from the coding sequence ATGGCTGATCCCACCCCGCTGAAGGCGTTCGAGCCGTTTACCTGCGCGCCCGGCTTGCGGTTGGAGGCGCATGAGCGGCTGACCGATCTGCAAGTCGCGGCGATGAACGCGCGCCTGGCCCGGATCGAGGAAATGATCGCGCGGCTGGACCGGCGCCTGTGGCTGGCGGTCTACGGCATCGTCGGGGTGATCCTGGCGCAGGCGTTTCAATCGCTGATCGGACAATTGCCCTGA
- a CDS encoding HK97 family phage prohead protease translates to MDVMTSELETKFCRPEQALTLSDGLEIAGYASRFGVADQGGDRVAPGAYAASLAALKAEGRRVKMLWQHDPAQPIGIWEEMREDATGLWVRGRLLEQVTRGREAAALIGAGAIDGLSIGYRTRRATKAESGGRLLTELELWEVSLVTFPMLPTARVAGKSGTVAEADPGMRQLAQAIRRAGAALRPTTAVPEQSHRRRN, encoded by the coding sequence ATGGATGTGATGACCTCGGAACTGGAGACGAAATTCTGCCGGCCTGAGCAGGCGCTTACCCTGTCGGACGGGCTGGAGATTGCGGGCTATGCCTCTCGGTTCGGCGTGGCGGACCAGGGCGGCGACCGCGTGGCACCGGGGGCCTATGCGGCCTCTCTCGCCGCGCTGAAGGCTGAGGGGCGGCGGGTAAAGATGTTGTGGCAGCATGACCCCGCACAGCCGATCGGAATCTGGGAGGAGATGCGTGAGGATGCGACCGGGCTGTGGGTGCGCGGGCGGCTGTTGGAGCAGGTGACCCGGGGCCGGGAGGCCGCCGCGCTGATCGGGGCCGGGGCGATCGACGGGCTGTCCATCGGCTACCGCACCCGCCGGGCCACCAAAGCCGAGAGCGGTGGGCGACTGCTGACTGAGCTGGAGCTGTGGGAGGTGTCGTTGGTGACGTTCCCGATGTTGCCGACAGCCCGCGTGGCCGGCAAGTCCGGCACCGTGGCCGAGGCAGATCCTGGAATGCGCCAGTTGGCACAGGCGATCCGCCGGGCGGGGGCGGCGCTGCGCCCGACCACGGCTGTGCCCGAACAGAGCCATAGGAGGAGGAACTAA